One window from the genome of Jiangella alba encodes:
- a CDS encoding Cgl0159 family (beta/alpha)8-fold protein: MSADQLRAIVETRIHRPEAIAAAAAARKRPASLLGPTGKLMVIAADHPARGALRAGRDALAMADRGELLDRLVVALSRPGVNGVLATADVLEDLLLLGALDDKVVVGSMNRGGLAGTVFEIDDRFTGYDAGGLDAMGFEMGKMLLRIDPGDPATAPTLQACGHAIDDLAERRKIALVEPFISYRDDDGRLRNDLSTEAVVRSVAVAAGLGNTSAYTWLKLPVVDDDPAGMERVLAASTLPAVLLGGEVPDDPDAAFRQWEKVLRLPTALGLVVGRSLLYPPDGDVEAAVDTAVSLL, from the coding sequence ATGTCCGCTGACCAGCTGCGCGCGATCGTCGAGACGCGCATCCACCGGCCGGAGGCGATCGCCGCGGCGGCCGCCGCCCGCAAGCGACCGGCGTCGCTGCTCGGCCCGACCGGCAAGCTCATGGTCATCGCGGCCGACCACCCGGCCCGCGGCGCCCTGCGGGCCGGACGCGACGCGCTGGCGATGGCCGACCGTGGCGAGCTGCTGGACCGCCTGGTCGTCGCGCTGAGCCGGCCCGGCGTCAACGGCGTGCTCGCGACCGCCGACGTGCTCGAGGACCTGCTGCTGCTCGGCGCCCTGGACGACAAGGTCGTGGTCGGCTCGATGAACCGCGGCGGCCTGGCCGGCACGGTCTTCGAGATCGACGACCGCTTCACCGGCTACGACGCCGGTGGCCTCGACGCCATGGGCTTCGAGATGGGCAAGATGCTGCTGCGCATCGACCCCGGCGATCCGGCGACGGCGCCGACGCTGCAGGCCTGCGGGCACGCCATCGACGACCTCGCCGAGCGCCGGAAGATCGCGCTGGTCGAGCCGTTCATCTCCTACCGCGACGACGACGGCCGGCTGCGCAACGACCTCTCCACCGAGGCGGTCGTCCGGTCGGTGGCGGTCGCGGCCGGGCTCGGCAACACGTCGGCCTACACCTGGCTGAAGCTGCCCGTCGTCGACGACGACCCGGCCGGCATGGAGCGGGTGCTGGCGGCGTCGACGCTGCCGGCGGTGCTGCTCGGCGGCGAGGTCCCGGACGACCCGGACGCCGCGTTCCGGCAGTGGGAGAAGGTGCTGCGGCTGCCGACGGCGCTCGGCCTGGTGGTCGGGCGGTCGCTGCTGTACCCGCCGGACGGCGACGTGGAGGCGGCGGTCGACACGGCGGTGAGCCTGCTATGA
- the iolB gene encoding 5-deoxy-glucuronate isomerase, which translates to MSWYHPAGTAARGPYAVELSPSTVEGWRWTSLRVLELGPGESHTFETGAEELFVLPLSGGGTVDADGQRFELTGRPDVFSGPSDTVYVPRDATVTVTAAARARFALPAAPCTNRLAARYLPASDVAVEIRGAGSSTRQVHNFGSAGTFDADRLIAVEVVTPAGNWSSYPPHKHDEDLPGVESELEEIYYFEVSDPAGFGYHRVYGTDDRPIDVLAEVRSGDVVLVPHGWHGPSVAAPGYHLYYLNVMAGPGATREWLISDDPAHAWVRDEWAAQAPDPRLPMGREQR; encoded by the coding sequence ATGAGCTGGTACCACCCGGCCGGGACCGCCGCGCGCGGCCCCTACGCCGTCGAGCTGAGCCCGTCGACCGTCGAGGGCTGGCGGTGGACGTCGCTGCGGGTGCTCGAGCTGGGCCCGGGGGAGTCGCACACGTTCGAGACCGGCGCCGAGGAGCTGTTCGTGCTGCCGCTCAGCGGCGGCGGCACCGTCGACGCCGACGGGCAGCGGTTCGAGCTGACCGGCCGTCCCGACGTGTTCAGCGGCCCGTCCGACACCGTCTACGTGCCGCGGGACGCGACGGTGACCGTCACCGCCGCCGCCCGGGCCCGGTTCGCGCTGCCGGCCGCGCCCTGCACGAACCGGCTGGCCGCCCGCTACCTGCCCGCGAGCGACGTCGCCGTCGAGATCCGCGGCGCCGGCAGCTCCACCCGTCAGGTGCACAACTTCGGCTCGGCCGGCACGTTCGACGCGGACCGGCTGATCGCCGTCGAGGTCGTGACGCCGGCCGGCAACTGGTCGTCGTACCCGCCGCACAAGCACGACGAGGACCTCCCCGGCGTCGAGTCGGAGCTGGAGGAGATCTACTACTTCGAGGTCAGTGACCCGGCCGGGTTCGGCTACCACCGCGTCTACGGCACCGACGACCGGCCGATCGACGTGCTGGCCGAGGTGCGCTCCGGCGATGTCGTGCTGGTGCCGCACGGCTGGCACGGCCCGTCCGTCGCCGCGCCCGGGTACCACCTGTACTACCTGAACGTCATGGCCGGTCCGGGCGCCACCCGCGAGTGGCTGATCAGCGACGACCCGGCGCACGCCTGGGTCCGCGACGAGTGGGCGGCGCAGGCGCCCGACCCGCGTCTGCCCATGGGGAGGGAGCAGCGATGA
- a CDS encoding CoA-acylating methylmalonate-semialdehyde dehydrogenase, with the protein MRTIEHWIDGATTRAGSTRTAPVWNPATGQQQAEVLLAEPSDVDLAVAAAAKAFESWSQTSLTRRTKVLFAFRELVTRHARELAEIIADEHGKVVSDALGEVQRGIEVIEFACGIPHLLKGEYSDQVSTGVDVYGFREPLGVVAGITPFNFPVMVPMWMHPVAIACGNAFVLKPSERDPSASQLVARLWAEAGLPDGVFSVVNGDKSAVDALLDHPDVAAVSFVGSTPIAKYIHQRASANGKRVQALGGAKNHAVVLPDADLDFASDHLIAAAMGSAGERCMAISAAVAVGAGADRLVEAVAAKAAAVRVGPGRDEASEMGPVVTAAARDRITGYIDGGERQGAEVTVDGRGLVVPGHEDGFFVGPTVLDHVTPSMDVYRDEIFGPVLSVVRADDVDAAIALINANPYGNGTAIFTGSGEAARRFQRGVKVGMIGINVPIPVPMAYYSFGGWKDSLFGQSHVHGPEGIAFYTRAKVVTSRWPRVDHAVAASYSFPTTT; encoded by the coding sequence ATGAGGACCATCGAGCACTGGATCGACGGAGCCACGACGCGGGCCGGGTCGACCCGCACCGCGCCGGTGTGGAACCCGGCCACCGGGCAGCAGCAGGCCGAGGTGCTGCTCGCCGAGCCGTCCGACGTCGATCTGGCGGTCGCCGCCGCGGCGAAGGCGTTCGAGAGCTGGTCGCAGACGTCGCTCACCAGGCGCACCAAGGTGCTGTTCGCGTTCCGCGAGCTGGTGACCCGGCACGCGCGGGAGTTGGCCGAGATCATCGCCGACGAGCACGGCAAGGTCGTTTCCGACGCGCTCGGCGAGGTGCAGCGCGGCATCGAGGTCATCGAGTTCGCCTGCGGCATCCCGCACCTGCTCAAGGGCGAGTACTCCGACCAGGTCTCCACCGGCGTCGACGTGTACGGCTTCCGCGAGCCGCTCGGCGTGGTCGCCGGCATCACCCCGTTCAACTTCCCGGTCATGGTGCCGATGTGGATGCACCCGGTCGCCATCGCCTGCGGCAACGCGTTCGTGCTCAAGCCGAGCGAGCGGGACCCGTCGGCGTCGCAGCTGGTGGCCCGGCTGTGGGCCGAGGCGGGGCTGCCGGACGGCGTCTTCAGCGTCGTCAACGGCGACAAGTCCGCCGTCGACGCGCTGCTGGACCACCCCGACGTCGCCGCCGTCTCGTTCGTCGGCTCGACCCCGATCGCCAAGTACATCCATCAGCGGGCCAGCGCCAACGGCAAGCGCGTGCAGGCCCTCGGCGGCGCCAAGAACCACGCCGTCGTGCTGCCCGACGCCGACCTCGACTTCGCCTCGGACCACCTGATCGCGGCGGCGATGGGCTCGGCGGGGGAGCGGTGCATGGCCATCTCGGCGGCGGTCGCGGTGGGCGCCGGCGCGGACCGGCTGGTCGAGGCGGTGGCGGCCAAGGCGGCCGCCGTCCGCGTCGGGCCCGGCCGCGACGAGGCCAGCGAGATGGGCCCGGTCGTCACGGCCGCCGCGCGCGACCGGATCACCGGCTACATCGACGGCGGCGAGCGGCAGGGCGCCGAGGTCACCGTCGACGGGCGCGGGCTGGTCGTGCCCGGCCACGAGGACGGCTTCTTCGTCGGCCCCACCGTCCTCGACCACGTCACCCCGTCGATGGACGTCTACCGCGACGAGATCTTCGGCCCGGTGCTGTCCGTCGTCCGGGCCGACGACGTCGACGCGGCGATCGCGCTGATCAACGCGAACCCGTACGGCAACGGCACCGCCATCTTCACCGGCTCCGGCGAGGCGGCGCGGCGGTTCCAGCGGGGCGTCAAGGTCGGCATGATCGGCATCAACGTGCCGATCCCGGTCCCGATGGCCTACTACTCCTTCGGCGGCTGGAAGGACTCGCTGTTCGGCCAGTCGCACGTCCACGGCCCGGAGGGGATCGCCTTCTACACCCGCGCCAAGGTCGTGACGTCGCGCTGGCCGCGGGTCGACCACGCCGTCGCCGCCAGCTACTCCTTCCCGACGACGACCTGA
- the iolD gene encoding 3D-(3,5/4)-trihydroxycyclohexane-1,2-dione acylhydrolase (decyclizing) yields the protein MRLTVAQATVRFLAAQFTERDGAEHRLIEGCFGIFGHGNVAGLGQALLEAELADPGALPYHQARNEQGMVHAAVGYARMRNRLSTLACTSSIGPGATNMVTGAALATINRLPVLLLPGDVFATRVADPVLQQLEQPHAPDVTVNDTFRPVSRYFDRVWRPEQLPSALLGAMRVLTDPAETGAVTVAMPQDVQAEAFDWPAELFAKRVWHVPRAVPEPAALARAAALVRGAKRPLIVAGGGVIYSEATDALRAFAEATGIPVAETQAGKGSLPYDHPLALGAVGATGTPGANRFAREADVVIGIGTRYSDFTTASRTAFQDPGVRFVNVNVTGFDGAKHAGLPLVADARAALEALTSELAGWSVAAAHREAAAAANREWDAVVTAAYGAGHRPLPAQTEVVGAVNEVSGPRDVVVNAAGSMPGELHKLWRTRDPKGYHVEYGFSTMGYEIAAGVGVRMAAPDRDVFVMVGDGSYLMMAQELVTAVQERIKVVVVLVQNHGFASIGSLSESLGSQRFGTAYRYRSGESGRLDGGVLPVDLAANAASLGVTVVRVATVDELRAALRDAKAAPADGGPILIHVETDPLAGAPDSDSWWDVPVSETAALDTTRAARAAYERQKKAQRPLVGRQTEENDA from the coding sequence ATGAGGCTGACGGTCGCGCAGGCCACGGTCCGGTTCCTGGCCGCGCAGTTCACCGAGCGCGACGGCGCCGAGCACCGGCTGATCGAGGGCTGCTTCGGCATCTTCGGGCACGGCAACGTGGCCGGCCTCGGCCAGGCGCTGCTGGAGGCCGAGCTGGCCGACCCCGGCGCGCTGCCGTACCACCAGGCCCGCAACGAGCAGGGCATGGTGCACGCGGCGGTCGGCTACGCCCGCATGCGCAACCGGCTGTCGACGCTGGCCTGCACGTCGTCGATCGGCCCGGGTGCGACGAACATGGTCACCGGCGCCGCGCTGGCGACGATCAACCGGCTGCCGGTGCTGCTGCTGCCCGGCGACGTGTTCGCCACGCGGGTCGCCGACCCCGTCCTGCAGCAGCTGGAGCAGCCGCACGCGCCGGACGTCACCGTCAACGACACGTTCCGGCCGGTGTCGCGCTACTTCGACCGCGTCTGGCGGCCCGAGCAGCTGCCGTCGGCGCTCCTCGGCGCCATGCGGGTGCTCACCGACCCGGCCGAGACCGGCGCCGTCACGGTGGCGATGCCGCAGGACGTGCAGGCCGAGGCGTTCGACTGGCCGGCCGAGCTGTTCGCGAAGCGGGTCTGGCACGTGCCGCGGGCCGTCCCGGAGCCGGCCGCGCTGGCCCGCGCCGCCGCGCTGGTGCGCGGGGCGAAGCGGCCGCTGATCGTCGCCGGCGGCGGCGTCATCTACAGCGAGGCGACCGACGCGCTGCGGGCGTTCGCCGAGGCCACCGGCATCCCCGTGGCCGAGACGCAGGCCGGCAAGGGCAGCCTGCCGTACGACCACCCGCTCGCGCTCGGCGCCGTCGGCGCCACCGGCACGCCCGGCGCCAACCGGTTCGCCCGCGAGGCCGACGTCGTCATCGGCATCGGCACCCGCTACAGCGACTTCACGACCGCGTCGCGGACGGCGTTCCAGGACCCCGGCGTGCGGTTCGTCAACGTCAACGTCACCGGGTTCGACGGCGCCAAGCACGCCGGACTGCCGCTGGTGGCCGACGCCCGGGCCGCGCTCGAGGCGTTGACGTCCGAGCTGGCCGGCTGGTCGGTCGCGGCCGCCCACCGCGAGGCCGCGGCCGCCGCGAACCGCGAGTGGGACGCCGTCGTCACCGCCGCCTACGGCGCCGGCCACCGGCCGCTGCCCGCGCAGACCGAGGTCGTCGGCGCCGTCAACGAGGTCAGCGGGCCGCGCGACGTCGTCGTCAACGCGGCCGGCTCGATGCCCGGCGAGCTGCACAAGCTGTGGCGCACCCGCGACCCGAAGGGCTACCACGTCGAGTACGGCTTCTCGACCATGGGCTACGAGATCGCCGCGGGCGTCGGCGTGCGCATGGCGGCGCCGGACCGCGACGTGTTCGTCATGGTCGGCGACGGCTCCTACCTGATGATGGCGCAGGAGCTGGTGACCGCCGTCCAGGAGCGCATCAAGGTCGTCGTCGTGCTGGTGCAGAACCACGGGTTCGCGTCCATCGGCTCGCTGTCCGAGTCGCTCGGGTCGCAGCGGTTCGGCACCGCCTACCGGTACCGGTCCGGCGAGAGCGGCCGGCTCGACGGCGGCGTGCTGCCGGTCGACCTCGCCGCCAACGCGGCCAGCCTGGGTGTCACCGTCGTCCGGGTCGCGACGGTGGACGAGCTGCGCGCGGCGCTGCGCGACGCGAAGGCCGCACCGGCCGACGGCGGCCCGATCCTGATCCACGTCGAGACCGACCCGCTGGCTGGCGCGCCGGACAGCGACTCCTGGTGGGACGTCCCCGTCAGCGAGACGGCGGCCCTGGACACCACCCGCGCGGCGCGCGCGGCGTACGAGCGGCAGAAGAAGGCGCAACGCCCCCTGGTGGGACGGCAGACGGAGGAGAACGACGCATGA
- a CDS encoding Ig-like domain-containing protein: MSSLPDARPDRTENHTLTRRAFTAAGALAGVGAFVAGSPAFAAVRRGTADALVPAFPGALGCGMYTTGGRGGDVYEVTNLNDSGPGSLREGVRGSNRTVVFRVSGTIYLNSRLDMTGSNLTVAGQTAPGDGICIAGYPTRIAGQNVVVRYLRCRMGDIAGITEDAMWFRRTADVVLDHCSLTWSTDEALSPYENTRVSVQWCIVGESLTMSVNPEGRHGYGGIWGGENVSFHHNLIIHNSSRNPRFAPVNATGPDYALTVDHQNNVIYNWGFNSAYGGEDSAGINMIGNYYRPGPDTLAEVRDRIVEPTVSTLGGPGTWYVADNHMDGSPEVTADNTLGIDGDVPITLRTSPVPFPQPLPAEAATVAFDRVLNEAGAILPRRDSVDARLVEDVRRRTGRLINSQTEVGGWPSLASVPAPADSDHDGIPDAWEVANGLNPNDPADRNTVGADGYTNLERYLNSIGGPASANPSVTLLQPGTNALVAAARATGRVVLNASATGHGAAIDRVEFYAGDELIGTATHAPYRVEWAGVADGSYFVTARAVDTDGNATSTTSTPVHVNRITRTAPWVGADVGSVPVRGATSVSGDAVTVKGSGAIGATADSFRFAFQRRDGDCEIVARIDAISKVYPEVAAAVMVRADLAPSAPFAMMELTYLGSGKVSRFSVRSARGAEAVVTQYPAVPEEVPIDTPYWVRLTRRGGTVTGAVSPDGVTWHEVGAADVALPPSAFLGLAVDGHQENTANARYTTATFGAVTLS, from the coding sequence ATGAGCTCCCTTCCGGATGCCCGCCCCGACCGCACGGAGAACCACACCCTCACCCGCCGCGCCTTCACCGCGGCCGGCGCGCTCGCCGGCGTCGGCGCTTTCGTCGCCGGCTCACCCGCGTTCGCCGCCGTCCGCCGCGGCACCGCCGACGCCCTGGTCCCCGCGTTCCCCGGCGCGCTGGGCTGCGGCATGTACACGACCGGCGGGCGCGGCGGCGACGTCTACGAGGTGACCAATCTCAACGACTCCGGGCCGGGATCGCTGCGCGAGGGCGTGCGGGGCAGCAACCGCACCGTCGTCTTCCGCGTCTCCGGCACCATCTACCTCAACTCGCGCCTGGACATGACCGGCTCGAACCTCACCGTCGCCGGCCAGACCGCGCCCGGCGACGGCATCTGCATCGCCGGCTACCCCACCCGCATCGCCGGGCAGAACGTCGTCGTCCGGTACCTGCGCTGCCGCATGGGCGACATCGCCGGGATCACCGAGGACGCGATGTGGTTCCGCCGCACCGCCGACGTCGTGCTGGACCACTGCTCGCTGACGTGGAGCACGGACGAGGCGCTGTCGCCGTACGAGAACACCCGGGTGTCGGTGCAGTGGTGCATCGTCGGCGAGAGCCTGACGATGTCGGTGAACCCCGAGGGGCGGCACGGCTACGGCGGCATCTGGGGCGGCGAGAACGTGTCGTTCCACCACAACCTGATCATCCACAACTCCAGCCGCAACCCGCGGTTCGCGCCGGTCAACGCCACCGGGCCGGACTACGCGCTGACCGTCGACCACCAGAACAACGTCATCTACAACTGGGGCTTCAACTCCGCGTACGGCGGCGAGGACTCCGCCGGCATCAACATGATCGGCAACTACTACCGGCCCGGGCCGGACACGCTGGCCGAGGTGCGCGACCGCATCGTCGAGCCGACGGTGAGCACGCTCGGCGGGCCGGGCACCTGGTACGTGGCGGACAACCACATGGACGGCTCGCCCGAGGTGACCGCCGACAACACGCTCGGCATCGACGGCGACGTGCCGATCACGCTGCGCACCTCGCCGGTGCCGTTCCCGCAGCCGCTGCCGGCCGAGGCGGCGACCGTCGCGTTCGATCGGGTGCTGAACGAGGCCGGCGCGATCCTGCCGCGCCGCGACTCCGTCGACGCCCGGCTGGTCGAGGACGTGCGGCGGCGGACCGGGCGGCTGATCAACTCGCAGACCGAGGTGGGCGGCTGGCCGTCGCTGGCGTCCGTCCCGGCGCCGGCCGACAGCGACCACGACGGCATCCCGGACGCGTGGGAGGTGGCCAACGGGCTGAACCCGAACGACCCGGCCGACCGCAACACCGTCGGCGCCGACGGCTACACGAACCTGGAGCGCTACCTGAACTCCATCGGCGGCCCGGCGTCGGCGAACCCGTCCGTCACGCTGCTGCAGCCGGGAACGAACGCGCTGGTGGCGGCCGCGCGCGCGACCGGCCGGGTGGTGCTGAACGCGTCCGCGACCGGCCACGGCGCCGCCATCGACCGCGTCGAGTTCTACGCCGGCGACGAGCTGATCGGCACCGCCACGCACGCCCCGTACCGCGTCGAGTGGGCCGGTGTCGCCGACGGCAGCTACTTCGTCACCGCCCGCGCCGTCGACACCGACGGCAACGCCACCTCGACCACGTCCACCCCGGTGCACGTCAACCGGATCACCCGCACCGCGCCCTGGGTCGGCGCCGACGTCGGCTCGGTGCCGGTGCGCGGCGCCACGTCGGTGTCCGGCGACGCGGTGACGGTGAAGGGGTCGGGCGCCATCGGCGCGACGGCGGACAGCTTCCGGTTCGCGTTCCAGCGCCGTGACGGCGACTGCGAGATCGTCGCCAGGATCGACGCGATCAGCAAGGTGTACCCGGAGGTGGCCGCCGCGGTGATGGTCCGCGCCGACCTCGCGCCGTCGGCCCCGTTCGCAATGATGGAGCTGACCTACCTGGGCAGCGGCAAGGTGTCGCGGTTCTCGGTCCGGTCCGCGCGCGGCGCCGAGGCCGTCGTCACCCAGTACCCGGCCGTCCCCGAGGAGGTGCCGATCGACACCCCGTACTGGGTCCGCCTCACCCGCCGCGGCGGCACCGTCACCGGCGCCGTCTCCCCCGATGGCGTGACGTGGCACGAGGTCGGCGCCGCGGACGTCGCGCTGCCGCCGTCCGCCTTCCTCGGCCTCGCCGTCGACGGCCACCAGGAGAACACCGCCAACGCCCGCTACACGACGGCCACGTTCGGGGCGGTCACCCTGAGCTGA
- a CDS encoding glucosamine-6-phosphate deaminase — translation MSEPITQFQAGELAVEVHPGTAEMGQAAAERAAAVIRDAVARTGRARAVFATGNSQFAFVQALRSQDVPWDRVTAFHLDEYVGIDADHPASFRRWIRERIEEPFQPEKVHYIDGDAPDAEAECRRYEDLLREAPLDLICMGIGENGHIAFNEPNEADFADQRLARVITLTPESRAQQVGEGHFPDDAAVPATAISLTVPALLSGAQVLVCTPDQRKAAAVAAALRDEISPACPATILRTAGHATLFLDPESAGQLEVPVG, via the coding sequence GTGTCCGAACCGATCACCCAGTTCCAGGCCGGCGAGCTCGCGGTCGAGGTGCACCCCGGCACCGCCGAGATGGGCCAGGCGGCAGCGGAGCGCGCGGCCGCCGTCATCCGCGACGCCGTCGCCCGGACCGGCCGCGCCCGCGCCGTCTTCGCCACCGGCAACTCGCAGTTCGCGTTCGTCCAGGCGCTACGGTCGCAGGACGTCCCGTGGGACCGCGTGACCGCGTTCCACCTGGACGAATACGTCGGCATCGACGCCGATCACCCGGCCAGCTTCCGGCGCTGGATCCGCGAGCGCATCGAAGAGCCGTTCCAGCCCGAGAAGGTGCACTACATCGACGGCGACGCGCCCGACGCCGAGGCCGAGTGCCGGCGCTACGAGGACCTGCTGCGGGAGGCCCCGCTGGACCTCATCTGCATGGGCATCGGCGAGAACGGCCACATCGCGTTCAACGAGCCGAACGAGGCCGACTTCGCCGACCAGCGGCTGGCCCGGGTCATCACGCTGACGCCGGAGTCGCGCGCGCAGCAGGTCGGGGAGGGGCACTTCCCTGACGACGCCGCCGTGCCGGCCACCGCGATCTCGCTCACCGTGCCGGCGCTGCTGTCGGGCGCACAGGTGCTGGTCTGCACGCCGGACCAGCGCAAGGCGGCGGCGGTGGCGGCCGCGCTGCGCGACGAGATCAGCCCGGCCTGCCCCGCCACCATCCTGCGGACGGCCGGGCACGCGACACTGTTCCTCGACCCCGAGTCGGCCGGGCAGCTGGAGGTCCCGGTCGGCTGA
- a CDS encoding N-acetylglucosamine-6-phosphate deacetylase: MLALTRATVVSDGRVEPDRTVLVDGGRIGAVGAGPVPPDAQVVDVGGRVVTPGLIDLHVHGAAGHAFDDADEAGVTAVLRHLAAAGVTSVQLSLVSAPVDVLAARIAALSGLVAATPADAARVLGVHLEGPFLAAAQCGAHDPAVLVPPSPRDVDVLLEQAATLRMITLAPELPGAVDATRRLAAAGVVVAAGHSDATARQLAEAAGAGLTHVTHLWSGQSTTRREGPWRIPGLLEGALAAADLTAEVIADGRHLPPELLEIARRCTGDRLVVVSDGTPGTGMPAGHRYRLATVECVVGDGVGMVAGADAFGGSTSTLPGMLAHLHDDLGWPLAEVVELATGRPAAVAGLSARRGAVAAGMDADLAIFDPGFRPWATVLRGRWLPASPSGGPL, translated from the coding sequence ATGCTGGCGCTGACGCGCGCGACGGTGGTGAGCGACGGCCGGGTCGAACCGGACCGGACGGTGCTGGTCGACGGCGGCCGCATCGGCGCCGTCGGCGCCGGCCCCGTGCCGCCGGACGCCCAGGTCGTCGACGTCGGCGGCCGGGTCGTCACGCCGGGGCTGATCGACCTGCACGTGCACGGCGCCGCCGGCCACGCCTTCGATGACGCCGACGAGGCCGGGGTGACGGCGGTGCTGCGCCACCTCGCCGCGGCCGGCGTCACCAGCGTCCAGCTGAGCCTGGTGTCGGCGCCGGTGGACGTGCTGGCGGCGCGCATCGCGGCGCTGTCCGGCCTCGTCGCCGCAACGCCCGCCGACGCTGCCCGGGTGCTCGGCGTCCACCTGGAGGGCCCGTTCCTGGCGGCCGCCCAGTGCGGTGCGCACGATCCCGCCGTCCTGGTGCCGCCGAGCCCGCGCGACGTGGACGTGCTGCTGGAGCAGGCCGCGACGCTGCGGATGATCACGCTCGCGCCGGAGCTGCCCGGCGCCGTCGACGCCACGCGCCGGCTGGCCGCCGCGGGCGTCGTCGTCGCGGCCGGGCACAGCGACGCGACCGCGCGCCAGCTCGCCGAGGCGGCCGGCGCCGGGCTGACGCACGTCACCCACCTGTGGAGCGGCCAGTCCACCACCCGCCGCGAGGGGCCCTGGCGGATCCCCGGCCTGCTCGAGGGCGCGCTGGCCGCGGCGGACCTCACCGCGGAGGTCATCGCCGACGGCCGGCACCTCCCGCCCGAGCTGCTGGAGATCGCCCGGCGCTGCACCGGCGACCGCCTCGTCGTGGTCTCCGACGGCACCCCGGGCACCGGCATGCCCGCCGGGCACCGCTACCGGCTGGCCACCGTCGAGTGCGTCGTCGGCGACGGCGTCGGCATGGTGGCCGGCGCCGACGCGTTCGGCGGCAGCACCAGCACGCTGCCCGGCATGCTCGCCCACCTGCACGACGACCTCGGCTGGCCGCTCGCCGAGGTGGTCGAGCTGGCCACCGGCCGGCCCGCCGCCGTCGCCGGGCTGTCCGCGCGCCGCGGCGCCGTCGCCGCCGGCATGGACGCGGACCTGGCGATCTTCGACCCCGGCTTCCGGCCCTGGGCCACCGTGCTGCGTGGCCGCTGGCTGCCGGCATCACCATCTGGAGGACCCCTGTGA